In Paenibacillus algicola, a genomic segment contains:
- a CDS encoding aldolase, giving the protein MYKAFGLHIQSEIHFPELPTLPPASIQAPHSSEPIDLYIGYADLASQWASYSPTGAYINTPDTYMLRIEGLALFACKNGNRMEASPEPGADPDQLRLYLLGTCMGAILLQRKILPLHGSAIEIDGRAYAIVGHSGHGKSTLASALLQQGYRLLTDDVIPVSRDANGTFQVTPAYPQQKLWQESLDVFGMSTSEYRPLFERETKFAVPVTSSFVQDTLPLAGIFELVKADCKDLMLQETSRLERLSLLSRHTYRSSLLEGCGLTAWHFDITARLASQVDLYRVWRPIDQQTIHSLRKLVLDRARSVSAAFSQ; this is encoded by the coding sequence ATGTACAAAGCATTTGGCTTGCACATACAGAGTGAAATTCACTTTCCGGAATTGCCGACTCTCCCTCCTGCTTCAATCCAGGCACCACATTCTTCTGAGCCGATCGATCTTTACATTGGCTATGCGGACCTTGCCAGCCAGTGGGCTTCTTACTCCCCAACGGGTGCTTATATCAACACGCCGGACACCTATATGCTGCGCATCGAAGGCCTGGCTCTGTTCGCGTGCAAGAACGGAAACCGGATGGAGGCTTCTCCTGAGCCGGGAGCGGACCCGGATCAGCTGCGCCTGTACCTGCTGGGCACCTGTATGGGAGCGATCCTGCTCCAGCGTAAAATCCTCCCCCTTCATGGCAGCGCTATTGAAATCGACGGCAGAGCGTACGCCATTGTCGGCCATTCCGGACATGGAAAATCGACGCTCGCCTCAGCGCTGCTGCAGCAAGGTTATCGCCTGCTCACCGATGATGTGATCCCCGTCAGCAGGGATGCTAACGGCACCTTTCAGGTTACCCCCGCCTATCCGCAGCAGAAGCTATGGCAGGAAAGCCTGGATGTCTTCGGAATGAGCACCTCGGAATATCGTCCGCTGTTTGAGCGTGAGACTAAATTTGCTGTGCCGGTCACGTCCTCCTTCGTTCAGGACACCCTGCCGCTGGCCGGAATATTTGAGTTAGTCAAGGCAGACTGCAAAGACCTGATGCTTCAGGAAACAAGCCGGCTGGAACGGCTGTCCTTGCTATCAAGGCACACCTACCGCAGCTCCCTCCTTGAAGGATGCGGCCTGACCGCTTGGCATTTTGACATCACTGCGCGTCTGGCCTCCCAGGTAGATCTGTACCGCGTCTGGCGTCCTATAGACCAGCAAACGATACACTCCCTGCGGAAACTGGTGCTGGACAGAGCCCGCAGCGTCTCCGCAGCGTTCTCCCAATGA
- a CDS encoding paeninodin family lasso peptide has translation MKKEWNAPTLEVLDMNMTMAGPGDARPDLVQPDPDEQVHFS, from the coding sequence ATGAAAAAAGAATGGAATGCTCCTACATTGGAAGTGCTTGACATGAACATGACCATGGCAGGCCCTGGCGATGCTCGTCCAGACCTTGTACAACCGGACCCGGACGAACAGGTACACTTCAGCTAA
- a CDS encoding sugar transferase, protein MYPNSQHNDADIVLDGSTSYGGYTLQQRTGRELGGRQSRLYLAWKRSTDVLLALGGLLLLSPFLLVIALAIKLEDPKGSVFFCQTRVGKNEKLFRMYKFRSMVSNAEEQLEQLLAQNEINGAMFKMKEDPRITAIGKWIRKTSIDELPQLWNVVRGDMSLVGPRPALPREVEQYSSYDKQRLAVTPGCTGLWQVSGRNGLSFEEMLALDLNYIEKRGLWLDLKVILRTVKVMVFPNSAY, encoded by the coding sequence ATGTATCCGAATTCGCAGCATAACGATGCAGACATCGTGCTGGATGGCAGTACGAGCTATGGCGGTTATACACTGCAGCAACGGACGGGGAGAGAGCTCGGCGGTCGTCAAAGCCGCCTGTATCTGGCATGGAAGCGCAGCACCGATGTGCTGCTGGCGTTAGGGGGACTGCTGCTGCTGTCCCCTTTTTTACTGGTCATTGCCCTGGCAATCAAGCTGGAGGATCCTAAGGGGTCCGTTTTTTTTTGCCAAACCCGGGTGGGGAAGAACGAAAAGCTGTTTCGCATGTATAAATTTCGTTCCATGGTTTCCAACGCGGAGGAGCAGCTGGAGCAGCTGCTTGCACAGAATGAAATCAACGGGGCCATGTTCAAGATGAAAGAGGATCCCCGGATTACAGCAATCGGCAAATGGATACGCAAGACGAGCATTGACGAGCTGCCGCAGCTGTGGAATGTCGTTCGGGGAGATATGTCCCTCGTCGGCCCGCGGCCGGCACTGCCGCGAGAAGTAGAACAGTATAGCAGCTACGACAAGCAGCGCCTGGCTGTCACACCGGGATGTACTGGACTGTGGCAGGTTAGTGGACGAAACGGCCTGAGCTTCGAGGAAATGCTGGCCCTCGACCTGAATTACATCGAGAAACGCGGACTCTGGCTGGACCTGAAGGTGATCCTGCGTACGGTCAAGGTCATGGTGTTTCCGAATTCAGCTTATTGA
- a CDS encoding asparagine synthase-related protein — MSAIACIYRLDGEPVQAGHDELVMDALKLYPADQCSVWQHEHVMLGCLLQQMTTQSLEEQLPYHDSRRGLAITADCILDNREELMDQLLIPQELRSSMPDSQLLLWAYEKWEGRMPERLVGDFAFIIWDPRQHVLFGARDFSGARTLYYHRDRQQLSLCTMIKPLLSLPHIHKSLNHTWLAEFLAIRGVFEPPDMLSTVYEGVAQLPPSHTLTVRGNDITIQKYDSLRNISPLQLSSSQEYDEAFRGVFQKAVTSRFQRSHRKVGGYLSGGLDSGSVASFAAKALQQQQRPLHTFSYVPAEDFEDWTPKRRLANERPLIEQTVQFAGNMEPSYLSFQGASPFTEIDEWLDTLESPYKFFDNTFWFRGIHEAASQQGIGVLLSGARGNYSISWGPAFGYYATLLKQLRWGKLRREVQQYSLNTGTRRKIMYSVLCRKAFPIVNRLKPVGTAYEFPQMINDAYAKETGIYHRLQDQAFIGIGSEAELPADPLEARKVHFERIHMWGTTGTSSSKLSLRYSLCGHDPTNDLRVIRFCLAAPIEQFVQQGMDRALIRRSTKGLLPDSIRLNQRTRGIQAADSLHRMKPHWQEFLNALEQMRQDSRMQHVMNMPAVDTALAEARHGIASDQAYQPTFKLLMRSLILHRFLQHHM, encoded by the coding sequence ATGAGTGCCATCGCCTGTATTTATCGCCTGGACGGAGAACCTGTACAGGCTGGGCATGACGAACTAGTCATGGACGCCCTGAAGCTGTACCCGGCAGATCAATGCTCCGTGTGGCAGCATGAACATGTCATGCTAGGATGTCTGCTCCAGCAAATGACGACCCAGTCTCTGGAGGAACAGCTTCCCTACCACGATTCCCGCCGCGGTCTGGCCATAACGGCAGACTGCATTTTGGACAATCGAGAGGAGCTCATGGACCAGCTGCTGATTCCACAGGAGCTGAGATCCTCCATGCCAGACAGCCAGCTCCTGCTGTGGGCTTATGAGAAGTGGGAGGGACGCATGCCGGAGCGGCTTGTGGGTGACTTCGCCTTCATCATCTGGGATCCGCGTCAGCATGTTCTCTTCGGTGCCCGGGATTTCTCCGGAGCGAGAACGCTGTATTATCATCGCGACCGGCAGCAGCTGTCCCTCTGCACCATGATTAAACCCCTGCTGTCCCTGCCCCATATACATAAAAGTCTGAACCATACCTGGCTGGCCGAATTTCTCGCCATCCGCGGTGTGTTCGAGCCGCCGGATATGCTCTCCACTGTTTATGAGGGGGTTGCCCAGCTGCCTCCCTCACATACCCTCACCGTCAGAGGAAATGACATCACGATTCAGAAATATGACAGCCTTAGAAATATCAGCCCGCTGCAGCTATCCTCCTCTCAGGAGTACGACGAAGCTTTCCGGGGAGTCTTTCAGAAAGCGGTGACCTCCCGCTTCCAACGGAGCCACCGCAAGGTGGGCGGCTATCTCAGCGGAGGTCTGGACTCCGGTTCCGTCGCCAGCTTTGCCGCCAAGGCACTCCAGCAGCAGCAGCGGCCGCTGCATACGTTCAGCTACGTCCCGGCCGAAGATTTTGAAGACTGGACACCCAAGCGCAGACTCGCCAATGAGCGGCCGCTGATTGAGCAGACGGTTCAGTTTGCCGGTAATATGGAGCCCAGCTACTTGAGCTTTCAAGGAGCCAGCCCGTTCACCGAGATCGATGAATGGCTGGATACCCTGGAATCCCCTTACAAATTCTTTGACAACACCTTCTGGTTCCGCGGCATTCATGAAGCCGCAAGCCAGCAAGGCATTGGTGTCCTTCTCAGCGGTGCCCGTGGTAACTACAGTATCTCCTGGGGTCCCGCATTTGGTTATTACGCCACTCTCTTGAAGCAGCTTCGATGGGGCAAGCTTCGGCGGGAGGTTCAGCAGTACAGCTTGAATACCGGTACCAGGCGCAAAATTATGTATTCTGTCTTGTGCCGCAAAGCGTTTCCGATCGTCAATCGGCTCAAGCCGGTGGGAACAGCTTACGAGTTTCCGCAAATGATCAATGACGCTTATGCTAAAGAAACCGGCATCTACCATCGGCTGCAGGATCAGGCCTTTATTGGCATCGGCTCTGAAGCCGAGCTGCCGGCAGATCCGCTGGAGGCGCGAAAGGTTCATTTTGAACGCATTCACATGTGGGGTACAACCGGAACGAGCAGCTCCAAGCTTTCACTTCGCTACTCTCTTTGCGGCCATGACCCTACGAATGATCTTCGTGTCATCCGGTTCTGCCTGGCAGCACCCATCGAGCAGTTTGTGCAGCAGGGCATGGATCGGGCGTTGATTCGCCGCTCCACCAAGGGCTTGCTTCCGGATTCAATCCGCCTGAATCAGCGCACGCGGGGTATACAAGCGGCCGACTCCCTGCACCGAATGAAGCCGCATTGGCAGGAATTCTTGAACGCTCTGGAGCAGATGCGGCAGGATTCGCGGATGCAGCATGTGATGAACATGCCGGCCGTAGATACCGCACTTGCCGAAGCACGGCATGGTATTGCGTCAGATCAGGCTTACCAGCCGACGTTCAAGCTGCTCATGCGAAGTCTCATTCTGCATCGATTTCTACAGCACCATATGTAA
- a CDS encoding VanZ family protein produces MRILFTGLWAILLFIFTCSFSFQDLIQHQSLDFSFNASPDWSELTEQDVQWYRRDWVLRKAGHLLGFFLLALLASGGGRSTYAFGLCLLYAAATEILQLYFFRGGRIYDMAIDALGVLMAYLWCRFLVRVKLTTTNFTRHKKNT; encoded by the coding sequence GTGCGTATTTTGTTCACAGGGCTCTGGGCCATCCTGCTCTTCATATTTACATGCTCCTTCAGCTTTCAGGACCTCATCCAGCATCAAAGCCTTGACTTCAGCTTTAATGCTTCCCCCGATTGGTCGGAGCTCACCGAACAGGATGTTCAATGGTATCGGCGCGACTGGGTGCTGCGTAAGGCCGGACATCTCCTGGGCTTCTTTCTGCTGGCACTTCTGGCCTCCGGTGGAGGCAGAAGCACGTACGCATTCGGCTTGTGCCTGCTGTACGCAGCAGCTACCGAAATTTTGCAGCTGTATTTTTTTCGCGGTGGGCGTATTTACGATATGGCTATTGATGCTTTGGGGGTTCTTATGGCCTACCTGTGGTGCAGATTTCTCGTCAGGGTCAAATTAACCACTACTAATTTCACTAGACATAAAAAAAACACTTGA
- a CDS encoding O-antigen ligase family protein, producing the protein MENMDKILGLSRTSASIREVLRNLILVAAVFILCLLIGISGSIESLHMRLLEGTILLTSLLIAFQIHFKKPQAFMSYALLIWAISPEMRRILDWSFHSYTETSIISLIPYTVSLIMLIPVIQNIKRMDSRIGLMLKIVGAALLYGFGIGFLKYGLSSVFDLLNYVVPFLVVAYVHVSNFGRKVHDRWLRSFSIVAVVIAVYGIYQYMLLPPWDHFWMISSEMNSIGPAEPQRFRVFSLLNSPGPTGLFLGLALAIMTVHKKCRAFGYFGILTVAFALLLTLVRVGWIACVLMILAYFFQSQLKSKIQLLFIGIVLVLAYQFIFPVLPGSSQVISRIDTFSALEEDHSFKERLTFASHIFSSILSNPLGMGLGSSGLGAKLTQSEDVMVVFDNGYLNLFYTFGLVFGLAIFTIFVYILISLYKLSKSEKMYASLSFAAICAILFLLLASNVLRGLSGFILLLIISLAYAPNSLIREEV; encoded by the coding sequence ATGGAAAACATGGATAAAATCCTTGGACTAAGCCGTACCTCGGCGAGTATTAGAGAGGTGCTTCGAAATCTAATACTGGTGGCAGCCGTGTTTATCCTATGTTTGTTGATTGGAATTTCCGGCTCAATTGAATCGCTTCATATGAGGCTTCTGGAAGGAACCATCCTTTTAACAAGTTTACTTATCGCCTTTCAAATCCATTTTAAGAAGCCTCAGGCCTTTATGTCTTACGCTTTACTAATATGGGCGATCAGCCCCGAAATGAGACGGATTCTGGACTGGTCATTTCATTCTTATACTGAGACCTCAATTATTTCCCTTATTCCCTATACAGTCAGTCTGATCATGCTCATACCTGTTATTCAAAACATCAAAAGAATGGATAGTAGAATTGGCCTGATGCTTAAAATTGTCGGGGCAGCTTTACTATATGGATTTGGGATTGGATTCCTGAAATACGGTTTGTCTTCCGTTTTTGATCTACTAAACTATGTAGTTCCGTTCCTAGTGGTTGCTTACGTTCATGTGTCCAATTTTGGTCGTAAAGTTCATGACCGGTGGCTCCGGAGTTTTTCAATTGTGGCGGTTGTTATTGCAGTATACGGTATTTATCAATACATGTTGCTTCCCCCATGGGATCATTTCTGGATGATCAGTTCGGAAATGAATTCTATCGGACCAGCGGAGCCCCAGCGCTTCCGAGTATTTTCCCTGTTAAATTCACCTGGACCGACAGGGTTGTTTCTCGGACTTGCGTTGGCAATCATGACTGTTCATAAGAAGTGTCGTGCCTTTGGTTACTTCGGTATACTGACTGTTGCCTTTGCTCTTCTTTTAACCTTAGTTCGTGTAGGTTGGATTGCATGTGTCCTAATGATTTTAGCGTACTTTTTCCAGTCTCAATTGAAGAGTAAGATTCAGCTGTTGTTTATTGGAATAGTATTGGTTCTGGCCTATCAGTTTATTTTTCCAGTACTTCCAGGATCGAGTCAAGTGATATCAAGAATTGATACATTTAGCGCCCTAGAAGAGGATCACTCATTTAAGGAGCGGCTGACATTTGCATCACATATTTTTTCCAGCATTTTATCAAACCCGCTGGGTATGGGATTGGGCAGCTCGGGTTTGGGGGCGAAGCTGACACAGAGTGAAGATGTTATGGTCGTATTTGATAATGGATATCTTAATTTATTTTATACGTTTGGTCTGGTGTTTGGTTTAGCGATCTTTACTATTTTTGTATATATACTGATTTCGCTATACAAATTGAGCAAGTCAGAGAAAATGTACGCATCTCTATCCTTTGCCGCTATTTGTGCCATCTTGTTCTTGTTATTAGCAAGTAATGTGTTACGAGGATTAAGTGGATTTATATTGCTCTTAATAATTTCACTCGCGTATGCACCTAATTCATTAATTCGAGAGGAAGTTTAG
- a CDS encoding YveK family protein — MELKQYFRVIQKKWWLIVMMVVVALTAASVKSFYFTTPVYAANAKLIVNQSSGDGLNASTIQTSIFLINSYKEIIKSSAVMNKVVEQYPELGESASQLAARISVSSANNSQVMNLVYQDTSYEKAAAVVNAVSTVFKAQIPSIMNIDNITILSEADPAASPGAINFNPVMNLLISFMVSFVLAIGFIFLLDYLDDTLKSESEVLEIMEAPVLASVGRMTKSDLKPAFKSKKAPQQPKAGEGKYATIQQ; from the coding sequence ATGGAACTGAAACAGTATTTCCGGGTCATCCAGAAAAAGTGGTGGCTGATTGTCATGATGGTGGTGGTCGCTTTAACGGCAGCAAGTGTGAAGAGCTTCTATTTTACAACACCGGTATATGCAGCAAATGCAAAGCTGATCGTGAATCAGTCGTCGGGCGATGGATTGAATGCCAGCACCATTCAAACGAGTATTTTTCTGATCAACTCCTATAAAGAAATTATCAAGTCGTCGGCCGTAATGAATAAAGTCGTCGAGCAATACCCCGAGCTGGGTGAGAGCGCATCACAGCTGGCCGCCCGCATCTCGGTTTCCTCAGCGAACAATTCCCAGGTGATGAACCTCGTCTATCAAGATACTTCCTATGAAAAAGCCGCTGCTGTCGTGAATGCGGTCTCTACCGTCTTTAAAGCCCAAATTCCAAGCATTATGAATATCGATAATATCACGATTCTGAGTGAAGCCGACCCGGCAGCCAGTCCGGGAGCTATTAACTTCAACCCGGTGATGAACCTTTTGATCAGCTTCATGGTGTCCTTCGTGCTGGCGATCGGGTTTATCTTCCTGCTGGATTATCTGGATGACACCCTGAAATCGGAGTCAGAGGTGCTTGAAATTATGGAAGCTCCGGTCCTGGCCTCTGTCGGCCGTATGACCAAGAGTGATCTCAAGCCGGCGTTCAAGTCGAAGAAAGCTCCACAACAACCAAAGGCAGGTGAGGGAAAGTATGCCACGATTCAGCAATGA
- a CDS encoding CpsD/CapB family tyrosine-protein kinase: MPRFSNESSLIVSMNPKSSIAESYRLLRTKIQFSFKDQESRTVMVTSSQGGEGKTTTISNLAIAYAQEGKKVLLIDADLRKPSLHRIFPQLNHQGLSSLLTGHCSIQDAVQPTDFEHLDLLPSGPVPGNPSELIDSAAMHQLLQQLKQQYDVLLVDTPAVLAASDAVIVGSICDGVIMVAAPGKVRKEHLKKAREQLEHVHARMLGVVMNRVV, translated from the coding sequence ATGCCACGATTCAGCAATGAGAGCAGTTTGATTGTATCCATGAACCCCAAATCCTCCATCGCGGAGAGCTACCGGCTGCTGCGGACCAAGATCCAGTTCTCCTTCAAGGATCAGGAGTCACGCACTGTCATGGTCACCTCATCTCAGGGGGGAGAAGGCAAGACAACGACGATTAGCAACCTAGCGATCGCATATGCCCAGGAAGGCAAAAAGGTGCTCCTGATCGATGCCGATTTGCGCAAGCCGTCGCTGCACCGCATTTTTCCTCAGCTGAACCATCAGGGACTGAGCTCCCTATTGACCGGCCATTGCAGTATTCAGGATGCAGTGCAGCCTACCGACTTCGAGCATCTGGATCTGCTGCCGTCCGGCCCTGTTCCGGGCAATCCGTCAGAGCTTATTGATTCTGCGGCGATGCACCAGCTTCTGCAGCAGCTGAAGCAGCAATATGATGTTCTACTCGTAGATACTCCTGCCGTACTGGCGGCTTCGGATGCGGTAATTGTCGGCTCCATATGTGACGGGGTGATCATGGTTGCCGCGCCGGGCAAGGTGAGAAAAGAGCATTTGAAGAAAGCCCGGGAGCAGCTGGAGCATGTTCATGCCAGAATGCTGGGCGTTGTGATGAATCGGGTCGTCTAG
- the galU gene encoding UTP--glucose-1-phosphate uridylyltransferase GalU, with amino-acid sequence MKKVTKAIIPAAGLGTRFLPATKAMPKEMLPIVDKPTIQYIVEEAVASGIEDIIIVTGKGKRSIEDHFDHAFELEHNLFSKGKFELLDEVRRSSNVDIHYIRQKEAKGLGHAVWCARNFIGNEPFAVLLGDDIVKSQVPCIRQLALQFETTQRSMIGVQTVPMDQTHRYGIIAPAKKMNRLYEVEYFVEKPPAGQAPSQLAIMGRYILTPEIFDYLERQEEGAGGEIQLTDAIQKLNEAQGVYAYDFEGTRHDVGEKLGFIMTTLDFALQNDELRKPLLEGMESILEREHSGKILN; translated from the coding sequence ATGAAAAAGGTCACAAAAGCGATTATTCCCGCAGCAGGGCTCGGCACCCGGTTTCTGCCGGCAACCAAGGCGATGCCGAAGGAAATGCTCCCGATCGTCGATAAGCCAACCATTCAGTACATTGTTGAGGAGGCCGTGGCTTCGGGCATTGAAGACATTATTATTGTCACCGGCAAGGGAAAGAGGTCCATTGAGGACCATTTCGATCACGCGTTTGAGCTGGAGCACAATCTGTTCAGCAAGGGCAAGTTCGAGCTGCTGGACGAGGTTCGCCGTTCCTCGAACGTAGATATTCATTACATAAGACAGAAGGAAGCCAAGGGTCTAGGGCATGCCGTATGGTGTGCACGTAATTTTATTGGAAACGAGCCGTTTGCGGTTCTCCTGGGTGACGATATTGTTAAATCCCAAGTGCCTTGTATCCGCCAGCTGGCACTGCAATTTGAAACTACGCAGCGATCCATGATCGGGGTGCAGACGGTACCGATGGATCAGACACACCGCTACGGCATTATTGCACCGGCGAAGAAGATGAACCGGCTGTATGAGGTGGAGTATTTCGTGGAGAAGCCTCCGGCAGGACAAGCGCCGTCCCAGCTGGCCATTATGGGCAGATATATTCTGACGCCAGAAATCTTCGATTATCTGGAGCGGCAGGAAGAGGGCGCGGGCGGTGAAATCCAGCTGACGGATGCGATTCAGAAGCTGAACGAGGCCCAAGGCGTATACGCTTATGATTTCGAAGGCACGCGCCATGATGTCGGGGAGAAGCTGGGCTTTATTATGACGACACTGGATTTTGCGCTGCAGAATGATGAGCTTCGCAAGCCGTTGCTGGAGGGCATGGAGAGTATTTTGGAACGGGAGCACTCCGGAAAAATACTGAATTAA
- a CDS encoding glycosyl hydrolase family 28-related protein: MANPMDEEMRALGINVKWYGAVGDGKADDTAAFQAAMAACGKRHRLYIPSGDYRIRQTIENQSRGIVGEAPYVDSGQQGSRILWDPLDTSSDLLPCLRIQDAGVKAVFENFSIFGMVGYNSRNLSTWVDKSLFEQSSYEMFAAGSAAIEVAGGATPIFRNIQTARVKTGLLLNSTKGHVTSYDCSWGGLIGVYCRINSGDYFFQGGGISGAFCGVLLGTILHAGHRGGFPADMHRVHLGFAPYAIYQCIDSGMDDYRQAASVNGLNGIYTTVQFEQCGEAAIKLLSKSNTSSLRMFGFGFSWSVPSYSDDPTRWQYALPDSLMRLEEKQQYAAWFGTLTYPVTIHNDLGALRLSTAPGGKGTAYIEVLTGERESDLTGLNLPQTVIRRKWTPLYRTSDLHERMREREHRTGMPVSAPNLLRNPEVLSNWTVTNGGTISLVSPQQVPVPISNEMKQVLGRNPVILKVTPDGSRSPGVMIDFQAPSLPYEGDAGRNLAMQYFILETSTGSSSLYRSLGRVTAQNWEYIFNDTITWREPGWKHLRGREMSSRTGRLYNFSIAGIPETGDTYIAGVMVNWDQIGSYSPVPHSYMTDSLEIRGPGNGVILTDEATGERYRIAIRNGNVQLIRT, encoded by the coding sequence ATGGCCAATCCGATGGATGAGGAAATGAGGGCTCTGGGCATTAATGTCAAATGGTATGGGGCTGTCGGCGACGGCAAGGCTGACGATACGGCTGCCTTTCAGGCGGCCATGGCAGCGTGCGGCAAGCGGCACCGGCTGTATATTCCGTCCGGGGATTACCGGATTCGGCAGACTATTGAGAATCAGAGCCGCGGCATTGTAGGTGAAGCGCCCTATGTAGACAGCGGGCAGCAGGGCAGCCGGATTTTGTGGGACCCGCTGGACACGTCCTCGGACCTGCTCCCGTGCCTGCGGATTCAGGATGCGGGGGTCAAGGCGGTATTTGAGAACTTCTCCATCTTCGGGATGGTGGGCTACAATTCCAGAAATCTTTCGACCTGGGTGGACAAGAGCCTGTTCGAGCAGAGCTCTTATGAGATGTTTGCAGCAGGCAGTGCAGCGATCGAGGTCGCAGGCGGTGCTACCCCAATCTTCCGCAATATTCAGACGGCTAGAGTGAAGACGGGACTGCTGCTGAACAGCACGAAGGGCCATGTCACCTCTTATGATTGCTCCTGGGGCGGGCTCATCGGTGTGTATTGCAGAATCAATTCGGGGGACTATTTCTTTCAAGGGGGCGGCATTTCCGGAGCATTCTGCGGCGTTTTGCTGGGGACCATCCTTCATGCCGGACACCGGGGAGGCTTTCCCGCCGATATGCACAGGGTTCATCTGGGCTTTGCGCCTTATGCGATCTACCAATGTATTGACAGCGGGATGGACGATTATCGCCAGGCCGCTTCTGTGAATGGCTTAAACGGCATTTACACCACAGTGCAATTCGAGCAGTGCGGGGAGGCTGCCATCAAGCTGCTCAGTAAATCGAATACCTCCAGCCTCAGAATGTTCGGCTTCGGGTTCTCCTGGTCCGTTCCTTCGTACTCGGACGATCCCACCCGCTGGCAGTACGCACTGCCGGATTCCTTGATGCGGCTGGAGGAGAAGCAGCAGTATGCGGCCTGGTTCGGTACCTTGACCTATCCAGTCACCATTCATAATGATCTGGGGGCGCTGCGATTATCCACGGCTCCAGGTGGAAAAGGCACCGCATATATTGAAGTCCTGACCGGTGAACGGGAAAGTGATCTGACGGGGTTGAATCTGCCCCAGACTGTCATCCGGCGGAAATGGACCCCGCTGTACCGGACTTCGGACCTGCACGAACGGATGCGGGAGCGGGAGCACCGCACAGGGATGCCTGTCTCCGCGCCCAATCTGCTGCGCAACCCGGAGGTGCTGTCGAACTGGACTGTCACGAATGGCGGTACGATCAGTCTCGTCAGTCCGCAGCAGGTTCCGGTTCCTATTAGCAATGAAATGAAGCAGGTCCTTGGCCGCAATCCCGTCATATTGAAGGTGACCCCGGATGGTTCGCGGTCTCCGGGAGTTATGATTGACTTTCAGGCACCCTCGCTTCCGTACGAAGGGGATGCCGGACGGAACCTGGCGATGCAGTATTTCATCCTCGAAACGAGCACCGGCAGCAGCTCCCTGTACCGCTCCCTGGGACGGGTGACGGCGCAGAACTGGGAATATATTTTTAACGATACAATCACTTGGCGGGAGCCGGGGTGGAAGCACCTCCGGGGCCGGGAGATGTCCAGCCGAACCGGACGGTTATACAATTTTAGCATCGCGGGTATTCCGGAAACCGGGGACACGTATATTGCAGGAGTCATGGTGAACTGGGACCAGATCGGGTCCTACTCGCCGGTTCCCCACAGCTATATGACGGATTCCCTTGAAATCAGGGGACCGGGCAATGGTGTAATTCTGACGGACGAAGCGACAGGGGAGCGTTACCGCATAGCCATACGCAATGGCAATGTGCAGCTCATCCGGACCTAA